A single genomic interval of Selenobaculum gibii harbors:
- a CDS encoding ABC transporter substrate-binding protein has protein sequence MRKFKYRSLFILAIVIALSIIAGCGNQKQQMDTADSAENKITVIDDLNRSVFIDKYPKKIVALSPSFLEILSEVDAELIGRPSSKSNVPENFKAIEEVGAVYQINIEKVVGLQPDLVIAYEGMHNKFIPILESNHIPVIVLKMKTYEDVIDKIQSLGKVVGNEAKGQALVEKMQKEVKNIVDKVPKESKRVAILHSTAKSVTVELDSSIAGSTAKMLGFKNVATGSKALESDPDSTPYSLEKLVESNPEVIFVVTMGELEAIKKRMLEDVESNPAWNSLEAVKNKKIYFLPQELFLLNPSIHYPEAVHRMAKLVYPEVFMNGE, from the coding sequence ATGAGAAAGTTTAAATATAGAAGTCTCTTTATTCTTGCCATTGTGATTGCTTTATCGATTATAGCTGGATGTGGCAATCAAAAACAGCAGATGGATACTGCTGATTCAGCGGAGAATAAAATAACGGTTATTGATGATTTAAATCGAAGCGTATTCATTGATAAATATCCTAAAAAAATCGTAGCATTATCACCGTCTTTTTTAGAAATTCTTAGTGAAGTTGACGCAGAGCTCATTGGCAGACCAAGCTCGAAATCTAATGTTCCCGAAAATTTCAAAGCAATAGAAGAAGTTGGCGCTGTTTATCAGATTAATATTGAAAAAGTTGTCGGGCTTCAGCCTGATTTAGTCATAGCTTATGAAGGTATGCATAATAAATTTATTCCAATCTTAGAATCAAATCATATTCCGGTGATTGTATTAAAAATGAAAACATATGAAGATGTAATAGATAAAATTCAATCATTAGGGAAAGTTGTTGGAAATGAAGCTAAGGGACAAGCATTGGTTGAAAAAATGCAAAAAGAAGTGAAAAATATTGTTGATAAAGTTCCAAAGGAAAGCAAACGAGTGGCAATTCTTCATTCTACAGCTAAAAGTGTAACCGTAGAACTGGATAGTAGTATAGCTGGATCTACTGCAAAGATGCTTGGTTTTAAAAATGTTGCTACAGGTAGCAAAGCTTTAGAAAGTGATCCTGACTCTACTCCATATAGTTTAGAAAAATTAGTAGAAAGTAACCCAGAAGTTATTTTTGTTGTTACTATGGGGGAACTAGAGGCGATAAAAAAACGCATGTTAGAAGATGTAGAAAGTAATCCTGCTTGGAATTCTTTAGAAGCGGTAAAGAATAAAAAGATATATTTCTTGCCACAAGAGTTATTTTTACTTAATCCAAGTATTCACTATCCAGAAGCAGTTCATAGGATGGCTAAATTAGTATATCCAGAGGTATTTATGAATGGAGAATAA
- a CDS encoding aminopeptidase — protein MDPRIEKLAHQLIHYSTRLQKGEKILIEVFDDAHPLAKALIKEVYKVGALPFLTVKSNVLQRELLLGASREQLDFIASYESIRMRDMNAYLGIRASQNVSELSDVPSEKMSLYQQYWQHPVHSNIRVPHTKWCVMRYPNGAMAQLANMSSEQFEDFYFNVCNLDYARMAESMTPLIQLMNHTDKVKIVGPNTDLTFSIKDIPAVKCCGLRNIPDGEVYTAPVKTSVNGKLSYNTPAVYQGVSYENISLEFKNGKIVNATANHTEQINKVFDTDDGSRFIGEFALGVNPYITKPMKDTLFDEKISGSFHFTPGMAYKEANNGNSSSIHWDLVCIQTSEYGGGEIYFDDVLIRKDGLFTIPELQGLNPENLK, from the coding sequence ATGGATCCAAGAATAGAAAAATTGGCTCATCAATTAATTCACTACTCAACAAGATTGCAAAAAGGTGAAAAAATCCTCATTGAAGTATTCGACGATGCACATCCACTTGCAAAAGCATTGATTAAAGAAGTATACAAAGTAGGTGCACTTCCTTTCCTAACCGTCAAAAGCAATGTCTTACAAAGAGAACTATTGCTAGGTGCAAGCAGAGAGCAACTCGACTTTATCGCCTCTTATGAATCTATACGTATGCGTGACATGAATGCCTATCTCGGTATACGCGCAAGTCAAAATGTCAGTGAACTCTCCGATGTACCAAGTGAAAAAATGAGTTTATATCAGCAGTATTGGCAACATCCAGTCCACAGTAATATCCGTGTTCCTCATACGAAATGGTGCGTTATGCGCTACCCTAATGGTGCAATGGCACAACTTGCTAATATGAGCAGTGAACAGTTTGAAGATTTCTATTTCAACGTATGTAACCTCGATTATGCAAGAATGGCTGAATCAATGACACCACTTATTCAGCTAATGAATCATACAGACAAAGTAAAAATCGTGGGTCCTAATACCGATTTGACTTTTTCGATCAAAGATATTCCCGCAGTAAAATGTTGCGGTCTCCGCAATATTCCCGATGGTGAAGTTTATACCGCACCAGTTAAGACTTCTGTAAACGGAAAACTATCCTATAATACACCTGCCGTTTATCAGGGGGTATCTTACGAAAATATTTCTTTAGAATTCAAAAACGGAAAAATTGTAAATGCAACAGCAAATCATACAGAGCAAATCAATAAGGTATTTGATACTGATGACGGATCTCGTTTTATCGGTGAATTCGCACTTGGTGTAAACCCATATATCACAAAGCCGATGAAAGATACTTTATTTGATGAAAAAATTTCCGGAAGTTTTCATTTTACCCCAGGTATGGCTTATAAAGAAGCGAATAATGGAAACTCCTCCTCCATTCATTGGGATTTAGTTTGTATTCAAACTTCTGAATATGGCGGTGGTGAAATCTATTTTGATGATGTATTAATCAGAAAAGATGGACTCTTCACCATACCAGAACTTCAAGGACTCAATCCTGAAAATTTAAAATAG
- a CDS encoding YczE/YyaS/YitT family protein has protein sequence MTVLKRYCLFICGIFFMALGIALIIQSFLGTSPISSVPYILSFRYPITLGGFTFIVNMLFIIGQIFILRRQFQYIQFLQIPMTLIFSCFIDLAMLLFSLIQPENYLFKLLLLFIGCALLGLGVTLQVIGNVVMMSGEGLVNAIAMQWKFNFGYTKIAFDVSLVIIALTLSLIYFGEIRGIREGTVISAFLVGSMVRVYLPRLSYPDEHGNLIFCLPFFKKRLNVK, from the coding sequence GTGACCGTTTTAAAACGATATTGTTTGTTTATATGTGGAATTTTCTTTATGGCATTAGGCATTGCTTTAATTATTCAAAGTTTCTTGGGAACATCGCCGATTTCAAGTGTACCTTATATCTTAAGCTTTCGTTATCCGATTACTTTAGGTGGTTTTACATTCATTGTTAATATGCTTTTTATTATAGGGCAAATATTTATTTTACGACGGCAGTTTCAGTACATTCAATTTTTGCAGATTCCAATGACGCTAATTTTTAGTTGTTTTATAGATCTGGCGATGCTTTTATTTTCTCTGATACAGCCAGAAAATTACTTATTTAAATTATTATTATTGTTTATTGGCTGCGCTTTGTTGGGATTAGGAGTCACGTTGCAGGTAATTGGCAATGTAGTTATGATGTCAGGCGAAGGCTTAGTAAATGCGATTGCAATGCAGTGGAAGTTTAATTTTGGTTATACAAAAATCGCTTTTGATGTTTCACTTGTAATTATAGCGCTTACGTTATCTTTGATTTACTTTGGCGAAATTCGTGGTATTCGGGAAGGTACGGTGATTTCCGCTTTTTTGGTAGGTAGCATGGTAAGAGTTTATTTACCGAGGCTTAGTTATCCTGATGAACATGGCAATTTAATTTTTTGTTTGCCATTTTTCAAAAAAAGATTAAATGTAAAATAA
- a CDS encoding OadG family protein has product MNGEPVTTNPFLIMLINMTIVFGVLWLLGCMIKFIHFIDPTKKKNTEKIISTAPMQPATVVVSEDDLPDKLQEKELVAVITTAIMAYGYRDVRITSIKEIHD; this is encoded by the coding sequence ATGAATGGAGAACCAGTAACAACAAATCCCTTTTTAATCATGTTAATTAACATGACCATTGTATTCGGTGTTTTATGGTTGCTTGGATGTATGATTAAGTTTATTCATTTTATTGATCCGACGAAGAAAAAAAACACGGAAAAAATTATTTCGACTGCACCTATGCAGCCAGCGACAGTTGTTGTTTCTGAAGATGATTTACCAGATAAATTACAGGAAAAAGAGTTGGTTGCAGTTATCACCACAGCAATTATGGCGTATGGGTATCGCGACGTGAGAATTACCTCGATAAAAGAGATACACGATTAA
- the cobI gene encoding precorrin-2 C(20)-methyltransferase has translation MSGIFYGIGVGPGDPELLTVKAINAIKEVDIIIAPKTEKKEDSVALSIARPYLRDDVEIVKQVFPMVVNFEKSPEAWENNKNEILALLKAGKKIAFLTLGDPMFYSTYIYVFRLLENEGYPIETIPGIPAFCAIGSKLGYPLVEGNDILTIIPATAEEAKVKQAIAVSDNVVLMKVYKNFSEIVDCLTENQLTDKAVMISRCGLPEEEIIHDLEKAKDKKVNYLSTILSRRR, from the coding sequence ATGTCAGGAATTTTTTATGGTATCGGCGTTGGGCCTGGGGATCCAGAATTATTAACGGTGAAGGCAATCAATGCGATTAAAGAAGTCGATATCATTATTGCACCAAAAACTGAAAAAAAAGAGGATAGTGTAGCACTTTCTATTGCTAGGCCATATCTTCGTGATGATGTAGAAATTGTAAAACAAGTTTTCCCAATGGTAGTCAACTTTGAGAAATCACCTGAAGCGTGGGAAAATAACAAAAATGAAATTTTAGCATTACTAAAAGCTGGTAAAAAGATTGCTTTTTTAACTTTAGGTGACCCAATGTTTTATAGTACATATATTTATGTTTTTAGATTGTTAGAAAACGAAGGGTATCCAATTGAAACAATTCCAGGAATACCAGCTTTTTGCGCGATAGGGAGTAAACTTGGTTATCCTCTAGTTGAAGGTAATGATATTTTAACGATTATTCCAGCAACAGCAGAAGAAGCTAAAGTAAAACAGGCAATTGCCGTATCTGATAATGTAGTTTTGATGAAAGTATATAAGAATTTCTCTGAAATCGTAGATTGTTTAACAGAGAATCAGTTAACGGATAAAGCGGTTATGATTAGTCGTTGTGGATTGCCGGAAGAAGAAATTATTCATGATTTAGAAAAAGCGAAAGATAAAAAAGTTAATTACTTATCGACTATTTTATCTCGTCGTAGATAG
- a CDS encoding FecCD family ABC transporter permease, whose product MLGGIMISLIKGAVDISYQSIYQALFSGIVGTNEQIIYNIRLPRTIVGLLVGMNLALSGAILQAIMRNPLADPHIIGISSGAGLAGVTIMILFPAMEYLITPVAFIGAMLAAVCIYILAWKGGIRPVRIILAGVAVSAFLGSGISALMIFYSDRVHGALMWMVGGLAARSWPHVDIILPYAIIGFLLAFFGAKYLNILQLGDEIARGLGVNVELTRILMTAVAALLAASAVSVVGLLGFVGLVVPHAARLIIGSDYRYLVPASALLGMSVVTFSDTFARTAFAPIELPVGIIMAFIGAPFFLFLLRREL is encoded by the coding sequence ATGCTTGGAGGAATTATGATCAGCTTGATTAAAGGAGCTGTAGATATTTCTTATCAATCTATTTATCAAGCATTATTTAGTGGGATAGTAGGAACAAATGAGCAAATTATTTATAATATTCGATTGCCGCGAACAATTGTTGGACTTTTAGTAGGAATGAATTTAGCATTATCGGGAGCAATTTTACAAGCGATTATGCGAAATCCATTAGCTGATCCACATATCATTGGGATATCATCAGGAGCAGGACTCGCAGGAGTTACAATTATGATTCTATTTCCGGCAATGGAATATTTGATTACACCTGTAGCTTTTATTGGTGCAATGCTCGCAGCCGTTTGTATTTATATCTTAGCTTGGAAAGGTGGAATCAGACCCGTTCGTATTATTCTGGCTGGCGTAGCAGTTTCGGCTTTTCTTGGTTCGGGAATATCTGCATTGATGATTTTTTATAGTGACAGAGTACATGGAGCTTTGATGTGGATGGTTGGAGGTCTCGCAGCGCGTAGCTGGCCGCATGTCGATATTATTCTTCCTTATGCTATTATTGGTTTTCTTCTTGCTTTCTTCGGTGCGAAATATCTTAATATTTTGCAGCTAGGTGATGAGATTGCTCGTGGACTAGGTGTTAACGTGGAATTAACACGTATTCTGATGACTGCAGTAGCAGCGCTTTTAGCGGCAAGTGCAGTAAGTGTTGTTGGTTTACTAGGTTTTGTTGGATTAGTTGTTCCACACGCAGCTAGATTGATTATCGGGTCTGATTATCGGTACCTAGTTCCTGCTTCGGCATTATTAGGAATGTCGGTAGTTACATTTAGTGATACGTTTGCACGTACGGCATTCGCTCCAATAGAATTACCGGTAGGGATTATTATGGCGTTTATTGGTGCTCCTTTCTTTTTGTTTTTATTAAGGAGAGAGTTGTAA
- a CDS encoding ABC transporter ATP-binding protein, with protein sequence MTILKGEHITVEINEKVILKDISVQIERSKRTAIIGPNGSGKSTLLKALSGLIKCKSGSISFMEEDIKKMGRRELAQKMAILPQAPQVPADVTVKDLVEYGRFPHRKWWGKSEFNEKDTVEWALKQTGILSLQNRLVNTLSGGERQRAWIAMALAQQPSLLMLDEPTTYLDISHQLEVMNIISELNKKNGISIIMVLHDINHAMQFADEIIIVKDGKIEGQGSPEDVIDVNMFERVFGVTAEVFKNKAGKYIFMPIQLEKS encoded by the coding sequence ATGACAATTTTAAAAGGTGAACATATTACAGTAGAAATAAATGAAAAAGTTATTTTAAAGGACATATCAGTGCAAATAGAAAGGAGCAAACGAACCGCTATTATTGGGCCTAACGGATCCGGGAAAAGCACGTTATTAAAAGCCTTATCAGGTTTGATAAAGTGTAAGTCAGGCTCTATATCTTTTATGGAAGAAGACATAAAAAAAATGGGTAGGAGAGAATTGGCGCAAAAAATGGCAATTTTACCGCAGGCACCTCAAGTTCCGGCTGATGTAACGGTAAAAGATTTAGTTGAATACGGGCGCTTTCCGCATCGGAAGTGGTGGGGTAAGTCAGAATTTAATGAAAAGGATACTGTAGAGTGGGCGTTAAAACAAACGGGAATTCTTTCTTTGCAAAATAGACTGGTAAATACTTTGTCGGGTGGAGAAAGACAACGTGCTTGGATTGCAATGGCACTAGCACAGCAACCGTCTTTATTGATGCTTGACGAACCGACTACTTATTTAGATATTTCACATCAATTAGAAGTGATGAATATTATTAGCGAACTAAATAAAAAAAATGGGATTTCTATTATTATGGTATTACATGATATTAATCATGCCATGCAATTTGCTGATGAAATTATCATTGTAAAAGATGGAAAAATTGAAGGACAGGGCAGTCCAGAAGATGTAATTGATGTTAATATGTTTGAACGGGTATTTGGAGTAACAGCAGAGGTCTTTAAAAATAAGGCTGGAAAGTATATCTTTATGCCTATACAATTAGAAAAATCGTAA
- the map gene encoding type I methionyl aminopeptidase has product MDRNSQCWCGSGKKYKKCHLEFDEKIMSIKLDFYKGQIRPPHTIIKTPTDIEGIKKSAVINDAALDLVAEHMKVGVDTEMLNQLAHEYIVSQGGIPACLNYEGYPKSICVSINDVVCHGIPSKDTILKDGDIVNVDITTIYNGYYADASRMFMIGNVSEEAEKLVRVARECMIKGIEAIRPWGFLGDIGAAVQLHAHAHGYSVVTDLGGHGIGKKFHEEPFVPHVGEAGTGMLLVPGMVLTVEPMINTGKYAVYIDKNDDWTVYTKDHSLSAQWEHTVLITDDGVEILAK; this is encoded by the coding sequence ATGGATAGAAATTCGCAATGTTGGTGTGGAAGTGGGAAAAAATACAAAAAATGTCACTTGGAATTTGATGAAAAGATAATGAGTATAAAACTGGATTTTTATAAAGGTCAAATTCGCCCACCTCATACAATTATAAAGACACCAACCGATATTGAAGGAATAAAAAAAAGTGCGGTCATTAATGATGCAGCATTAGATTTAGTTGCAGAGCATATGAAAGTTGGCGTTGATACAGAGATGCTAAACCAATTGGCTCATGAATATATTGTTTCACAAGGAGGCATTCCGGCTTGCTTAAATTATGAAGGATATCCAAAGAGTATTTGTGTTTCAATTAATGATGTTGTATGTCACGGAATTCCATCTAAAGATACAATTTTAAAAGATGGTGATATTGTCAACGTGGATATCACAACGATTTACAATGGATATTATGCGGATGCATCGAGAATGTTTATGATTGGCAATGTAAGTGAAGAGGCTGAAAAATTGGTTCGTGTAGCACGTGAATGTATGATAAAAGGAATTGAAGCTATTCGTCCATGGGGATTTTTGGGAGATATTGGTGCAGCTGTACAATTACATGCGCATGCGCATGGTTATTCAGTAGTAACGGATTTAGGAGGACATGGAATTGGAAAGAAATTCCACGAAGAACCATTTGTACCTCATGTTGGTGAAGCTGGAACAGGAATGCTTCTTGTCCCAGGTATGGTATTAACGGTTGAACCAATGATTAATACAGGAAAATATGCTGTTTATATAGATAAAAATGATGATTGGACTGTTTATACAAAAGATCACTCGCTATCTGCACAGTGGGAACACACTGTTTTAATTACTGATGATGGTGTAGAAATTTTAGCAAAATAA
- a CDS encoding sirohydrochlorin cobaltochelatase produces MKTLLCGVMAVVFSVSAVFMTGASVAQANSKKALVVVSFGTTFEEARQNDIEGIENALKKAFPDREFRRAFTSKIVMKRMLENQGIKVNDLETTLKELKAEGYEDILIQPTHLIHGEEYEGKVLGTVSKFEKEFAKVSVGKPLMTDEKDYAIVATALATQFPALEKDEAVIFMGHGSPRDNNKSFGNTYKTLQAAFDAEKMSVLIGVVEEVDHPNFEDMYAMFKERGYKSAVFMPLMVVSGDHANNDMAGDEEDSWKSMIEKDGYKTKVQFGGIGRNVAIQAIYVEHALEALK; encoded by the coding sequence ATGAAAACTTTATTATGTGGAGTAATGGCAGTTGTTTTTTCTGTTTCAGCGGTATTTATGACGGGAGCTTCTGTTGCACAGGCAAATAGTAAAAAAGCTTTAGTTGTTGTAAGTTTTGGTACTACTTTTGAGGAAGCTAGACAAAATGATATTGAAGGGATTGAAAATGCATTAAAGAAGGCTTTCCCTGATCGTGAGTTTAGAAGAGCGTTTACATCTAAAATAGTAATGAAACGTATGTTAGAAAACCAAGGAATTAAAGTAAATGATTTAGAAACAACATTAAAAGAATTAAAAGCAGAAGGCTATGAAGATATTTTAATTCAGCCAACGCATTTGATTCATGGAGAAGAATACGAAGGAAAAGTTTTAGGAACAGTTAGCAAATTTGAAAAGGAGTTTGCTAAAGTTTCCGTGGGAAAACCTTTGATGACTGACGAAAAAGATTATGCAATTGTGGCTACTGCTTTAGCAACACAATTCCCAGCTTTAGAAAAAGATGAAGCTGTCATTTTCATGGGGCATGGCTCGCCGCGTGATAATAACAAGTCATTTGGCAACACTTATAAAACATTACAAGCTGCATTTGATGCTGAAAAAATGTCTGTTTTAATTGGTGTTGTTGAAGAAGTTGACCATCCAAATTTTGAAGACATGTATGCGATGTTTAAAGAACGTGGATATAAATCTGCAGTATTTATGCCATTGATGGTAGTGTCTGGTGATCATGCCAATAATGATATGGCTGGTGATGAAGAAGATTCTTGGAAATCTATGATTGAAAAGGATGGTTATAAAACTAAAGTTCAATTTGGTGGAATTGGACGTAACGTGGCAATTCAAGCAATTTATGTAGAACATGCTCTTGAAGCTTTGAAATAA
- a CDS encoding nucleoid-associated protein, with amino-acid sequence MIIINHSILHIFDFNSGVTVFSDKELAIENSVETFLLKHLEKSFTDTNLKTGNFYETSPFKSSLSSYLNEELPFVDFSKALANYAYTMIQRVENPESTDLLICDIDVDTVRYIALLKCNNRMGFVHQVMQDDGGVKNDIINHYAIMPMLSQKIDECAFINAETLEIKFTDKKYSIDGDAAFLLSDYILQCNFQLSSKDSLKAMQTIAKKIAEDHGQNSVDAIVKTKNYIVDNIEYSESVNPETLGRQVFASSPMLQEEYIKEIRTAGISSQVNLDREFAIKKTKTHRIKTDTGIELIIPVEYFENQDYVEFINNQNGTVSINLKNIAKLINK; translated from the coding sequence ATGATTATTATTAATCATTCTATATTACATATATTTGATTTCAATTCAGGTGTAACTGTTTTTTCTGATAAAGAATTAGCCATAGAAAATAGTGTAGAAACATTCTTGCTAAAACACTTAGAAAAATCATTTACCGACACTAATCTTAAAACAGGTAATTTTTATGAAACCAGTCCATTTAAATCTTCCCTTAGTAGTTATTTAAATGAGGAACTTCCTTTTGTTGATTTTTCTAAAGCACTCGCCAATTATGCTTATACAATGATTCAACGGGTCGAAAATCCTGAATCTACCGATCTTTTAATCTGTGACATTGATGTAGATACTGTCCGTTATATCGCTTTATTAAAATGCAATAATCGTATGGGCTTTGTTCATCAAGTCATGCAAGATGATGGTGGTGTTAAAAATGATATTATCAACCATTACGCGATTATGCCCATGTTATCACAAAAAATTGATGAATGTGCATTTATTAATGCTGAAACATTAGAAATTAAATTTACAGATAAAAAATACTCTATCGATGGTGATGCTGCATTTCTTCTTTCTGACTATATTTTGCAATGTAACTTTCAACTATCAAGTAAAGACTCATTAAAAGCAATGCAGACAATTGCCAAAAAAATAGCTGAAGATCATGGGCAGAATAGCGTCGACGCCATAGTAAAAACTAAAAACTACATTGTAGATAATATTGAATACTCTGAATCTGTAAATCCCGAAACATTAGGTAGGCAAGTCTTTGCCTCCTCCCCTATGCTGCAAGAGGAATATATTAAAGAGATTCGAACTGCTGGAATCAGCTCTCAAGTGAATCTTGATCGTGAATTTGCCATCAAAAAAACAAAAACGCACAGAATTAAAACTGACACAGGTATTGAATTAATTATCCCTGTTGAATACTTTGAAAATCAAGACTACGTTGAATTTATCAATAATCAAAATGGTACCGTCTCTATCAACTTGAAAAATATTGCAAAACTCATCAATAAGTAA
- a CDS encoding sodium ion-translocating decarboxylase subunit beta → MEAFSIALQSVWANSGYAGFSIGNGIMILVGILLLYLAFGKKFEPLLLGPIAFGCLLANIPKTGFDVEPGVMQAISYGIQYEIFPPLIFLGVGAMTDFGPLLANPKMLLLGAAAQFGVFAALASAMFFGFTVQEASAIGIIGGADGPTAIYMTIKLAPHLLGAIAVAAYSYMSLVPLIQPPIMKLLTTEKERAVEMGQLREVTKFERIAFPVVSTIVISLLLPPITSLIGMLMLGNLFRESGVTDRLSDTAQNSLINIVTIFLATGTGLTMSAENFLHIQTIKIIGLGLFAFAVGTAAGVLLGKVMYWTSGGKINPLVGAAGVSAVPMAARVCQVVGQKANPSNYLLMHAMGPNVAGVIGTAVAAGTMLAMFK, encoded by the coding sequence ATGGAAGCATTTAGTATTGCGTTGCAGTCAGTTTGGGCGAATAGTGGATATGCCGGGTTTAGTATAGGCAATGGCATCATGATTTTAGTTGGTATTCTTTTATTGTATTTAGCATTTGGCAAAAAATTTGAGCCATTATTATTAGGTCCAATTGCATTTGGCTGTCTTTTAGCAAATATACCTAAGACTGGTTTTGATGTTGAGCCTGGTGTCATGCAGGCGATTTCTTACGGGATTCAATATGAAATTTTTCCACCGTTGATTTTCTTAGGTGTAGGTGCAATGACAGATTTTGGGCCGCTTCTTGCAAATCCCAAAATGTTATTACTAGGTGCAGCAGCACAATTTGGTGTTTTTGCGGCTTTAGCAAGTGCAATGTTCTTTGGGTTTACTGTACAAGAAGCATCTGCGATTGGGATTATTGGTGGGGCGGATGGTCCTACAGCAATTTATATGACAATTAAATTAGCACCTCATCTGTTAGGCGCAATTGCTGTCGCCGCATATTCATATATGTCGTTAGTCCCACTCATTCAGCCGCCAATTATGAAACTTTTAACAACAGAAAAAGAACGTGCGGTGGAGATGGGACAATTACGTGAAGTAACTAAATTTGAACGTATTGCATTTCCTGTAGTATCTACGATTGTAATTAGTTTATTATTACCACCAATTACTTCATTGATTGGTATGCTTATGCTTGGAAATTTATTTAGAGAATCTGGAGTAACAGACAGATTGTCAGATACAGCGCAGAATTCTTTAATTAATATTGTAACAATTTTCTTAGCGACAGGAACTGGACTTACGATGTCAGCAGAAAATTTCTTACATATACAAACAATAAAAATTATCGGGTTAGGTTTATTTGCTTTTGCAGTTGGTACAGCAGCTGGAGTTCTTTTAGGTAAAGTTATGTACTGGACAAGTGGAGGAAAAATTAATCCATTAGTTGGTGCAGCGGGCGTTTCAGCTGTTCCAATGGCAGCGCGAGTATGTCAAGTTGTTGGTCAAAAGGCGAATCCGTCCAATTATTTGTTAATGCATGCAATGGGGCCTAATGTTGCTGGTGTAATCGGCACTGCTGTTGCAGCAGGAACTATGTTGGCTATGTTCAAATAA
- a CDS encoding sirohydrochlorin cobaltochelatase, with protein MEKKKGILITSFGSANLNAHSLLNDFVKQVELNFSDAVVKNAFTSVFISKNLNNKGITVKSVQECLEDFAQAGILDVVIQPTNLATGKEYEEKIVKVAEKMRQIFNSLKIGKPLMYVGTASENEVNYTLLARALQKQFKNFDDCEFVFMGHGVKNRCLQEYKLLQSTFNKIKLPVFIGLMEECFSLEHIVERLAVKSKGRRIILMPLLFIAGGHVEQELLTDDKSSWKNRLKQAGYEVEVYPHGICENKEVQEIYIGKIKKLL; from the coding sequence ATGGAAAAGAAAAAAGGAATTTTAATTACAAGTTTTGGATCTGCAAATTTAAACGCACATTCATTATTGAATGATTTTGTTAAACAAGTAGAATTGAATTTTTCAGATGCAGTTGTCAAAAACGCTTTTACTTCAGTATTTATTTCTAAAAACCTTAACAACAAAGGAATTACTGTTAAAAGTGTTCAGGAATGTTTAGAAGACTTTGCACAAGCAGGTATTTTAGATGTTGTTATACAGCCAACAAATTTGGCGACAGGAAAAGAGTATGAAGAGAAAATTGTTAAAGTTGCAGAAAAAATGAGGCAGATTTTTAATAGTTTAAAAATTGGAAAACCATTAATGTATGTTGGAACTGCAAGCGAAAATGAAGTGAATTATACTTTATTAGCCCGTGCACTACAAAAGCAGTTTAAGAATTTCGATGATTGTGAATTTGTTTTCATGGGGCATGGTGTAAAAAATCGGTGCTTACAAGAATATAAATTATTGCAATCAACATTTAATAAAATCAAGCTTCCTGTATTTATTGGGTTAATGGAGGAATGTTTTAGTCTTGAGCATATAGTAGAGCGTTTGGCGGTAAAGTCTAAAGGCAGGAGAATTATTCTCATGCCATTATTATTTATTGCGGGTGGACATGTAGAACAGGAATTGCTGACTGATGATAAAAGTTCATGGAAAAATAGATTAAAACAGGCGGGGTATGAGGTGGAAGTTTATCCGCATGGAATTTGTGAAAATAAAGAGGTACAAGAGATTTACATAGGAAAAATTAAGAAATTGTTATAG